A region of Roseobacter litoralis Och 149 DNA encodes the following proteins:
- a CDS encoding lytic transglycosylase domain-containing protein yields the protein MRIRFLLSLLAALSVGCAAWADTPATFPDFSAKRVGVPKAGERPQIVQIDPEEQARLLARPRVPLVQTPALQDAALLDDLKIGAYSWFWSRISPQLKDSGPGRLHEAMAVLGGGGSIPQPRLQHLQEIARNNSATILRSTVGTRVSPALVLAVISVESSGNPGAVSTAGATGLMQLMPATAERFGVEDALSARQNIQGGVRYLDWLMEKFDGDPIMVLAGYNAGEGSVAKHDGVPPFPETRDYVPKVLSAFQVARGLCLTPPELVSDGCVFAGLN from the coding sequence ATGCGCATTCGTTTCTTACTGTCGCTTTTGGCAGCGTTATCGGTTGGGTGCGCCGCATGGGCTGATACCCCGGCAACCTTTCCTGATTTCAGTGCCAAACGTGTGGGTGTGCCGAAAGCAGGCGAACGGCCACAGATCGTGCAAATTGATCCTGAAGAGCAGGCGCGCTTGCTGGCTCGGCCCCGCGTACCTCTCGTTCAGACGCCAGCATTGCAGGATGCGGCCCTTCTCGATGACCTGAAGATCGGGGCATACAGCTGGTTTTGGTCACGGATTTCCCCTCAACTGAAAGATTCCGGGCCGGGGCGTTTGCACGAGGCGATGGCAGTGCTTGGCGGTGGCGGGAGTATCCCCCAGCCAAGGCTGCAGCATTTGCAGGAAATCGCGCGCAACAACAGTGCGACCATTCTGCGCTCGACCGTGGGGACACGCGTGTCGCCCGCCTTGGTTCTGGCGGTGATTTCGGTGGAGTCCTCAGGCAATCCGGGGGCGGTCAGTACAGCGGGCGCGACAGGCTTGATGCAGTTGATGCCTGCCACAGCCGAACGCTTTGGTGTCGAGGATGCGTTATCTGCGCGTCAGAACATCCAAGGCGGCGTGCGCTATCTCGACTGGCTGATGGAGAAATTTGACGGTGACCCGATCATGGTGCTGGCTGGATATAACGCGGGCGAGGGGTCAGTGGCCAAACATGACGGTGTGCCGCCGTTCCCCGAAACACGCGACTATGTGCCCAAGGTTCTCAGCGCATTTCAGGTGGCCCGAGGGCTGTGTCTCACCCCGCCCGAACTTGTGTCGGACGGATGTGTTTTTGCAGGACTCAACTAG